One Nicotiana tomentosiformis chromosome 1, ASM39032v3, whole genome shotgun sequence genomic window, cggtgcattatgcgaccgtagaccagttctgcggtgcattatgcgaccacagaacaggtctgtgggcctcataatgaccgcagaccgagTCATATCTGCCTAGTTCTGGAGGGAAATTATGCGGCCTATTCTGCGTACCTCATAagcgttatgcgaccgcatatgcgaccgcataccctgttCCGTAGCTTTAtatttgggtttttataacccgaccctacttcattgAATAGATGATTTataccatttttgagctaaaatctgatattttgacgatgagagagtgccctagagtgggagagtgatcttcaacaTATTGTCTTTCAAATTTTGctaaaatctttgaagattaacaaggaaaactcactaggtcttcatcctagaggtaagattctataccctagcccttaatttcgaaatttatctaagaatgggtaattagcaagacaattcttgggtatgggagttgtttattttgcatgcatgtgttatcaaagggtgtagtaAGATTGTGAGCTACAATTGGTAAAGAgcgggttgtgggatgatggagtCCTCCAtaagaggaccttgaaaccttaatgcacacctagtgtttgataaaatgctcaaatgagctagaaccatgatcatcttcctaattttggctTAACTTGTTatttttctaaaatagattgaagttgttaagaattccggaacattttagagcttaaggaagctcaattgaggtattttggctaaactcttctttaagaattggaaccctaatatccttgtaagttccaagatatttattgcaaatcgagtattccgaataagttttatgacaaagatatatgttcaatttgtgattcaaatgctcttatcatattgtattataaattgaggatgtggtCCAAACTATAGATTATGTATCTatatgttatgattccaagtcgtgatttatgggGAAATAATTATtgcaaattgtgtagagattgtgattgggattacacctccacccaaattaattggggtgaggcagcattgccgctttgtgtatgatttcggtattgttgttgcaccaccacccacataaatatattggggtgaggcggcatggccgctttatgtaggtattggtatcgttgatacatttccacccgcatacactgggtgaggcggcatggcccctttgtgtaggtttttggtattgttgttatatctccacccgcatacattggggtgaggtggcagggccacttgagtagagttttggtattatGCATACACCTCTACCTTCatacattgggatgaggcggcggggccgctttgtgtgaaaatggttacagaggatctcatcttaaattctataaatgttaatgacggctcttgataagcttgcttttGTTTAAAtggctatctatgctattctatgGTCGCCCTatttcatcatattcatattgtattttcgagtttttaaattggtgtttggttttcatactagtactattcgacatgtactaacgtctttTTTGTCGGGGATGCTAcatatttaatggatgcaggtggttctacagcgggggatactgaccagtgatagtagtgctcattcttcccagctgactttgTGAGCCCCAtatcattccggggttgtgcatcttttgtttcgtatgtgttatcgtgttttgaggtatagtcgaagccttgttgccggcactatcattgtactctttggtatttttagaggctctgtagacatagtgtgggttgtatatgggtgttgggaatgttaaacaagttgtgttaTGATTAAATCACtcgttccactttgaaccatgaaggggTGTGTGTGTTTTAAGAATTATTAAATGaggtaactaatggtaatgaattggtattgtagatgtgatcaccttattgtctaattaacgaaaatatgtattatccttactcatggatgagtttgggtagaaggaaatctaataggcttccgcggtcgggttcactcggttgagcgccggtcgcgttcCCCGAGTTTGGAGCGTGATACGTATGCAATGAATGGAGATAACACAGTCTCATTCAAAGAAAGGAAATGCTTACCCTTATGCAatgtggagacagtgcttagtctcatgcagagaaaaggcagtgcttagccttatgcaataatggaggcaatgcttagcctcatacaataaatggagacaatgcttagtctcatgcaaagaaaggcaatgtttATCCTTATGTAATTGTGAGGGCAGtatttagccctatgcaaggagtggagacaatattTAGTCTCAAAGGCAGTACTTAGCCCTATGCAATGATGAGGATAGTGCTTAGTCCTATGCAAGATAAGGAATGACTGAATGCAAGAGGATAaagcatttcttagcttgatTTGGTAATTCTTGTTGGCATGCAGATAGTGATCTTGCTGTGTGTATGTGTTTGTGGATGTTCCTGTTATGTTCACTTTGCCTGCGTCCAAAGAAAAAATCGTAAGTTTTGGTGAGGGGGAAGGTGGGTTCGTGCTCTTGATTCCTTGGTTCGTGCTCTTGATTCCTTTCTTCCCCTTTAATCTTGTCTGGAGGCCCTACTTTAATTACCCCGGGTAACGTCTGGCTGCTATAGAAACATAATTTTCAAAAaacatgcatttgataaattatttatgaaaatgTAGTTGcttgaaatatgtgataatgaACGAGATCAAAAACATTTGATGAACTGGTGACTGCAATGCATTTTGAGATGTTGCAACTTCCTTGCTTCGaaattttgaggatcctcctcaaaattttgccccagtttaaatgcataatTCTGGCAATACATTTTTTGGCGGTTGCAAACATGATGAGATTGGGCAAACTCAAGACCTTGCCCCAATTTCTGACCATagggaaaatgaagattttattatgatatgACCGAACCCACAAGGCTACCTATGTATGCCTTCTTAAATagaaatcaggtcaagcgtagttcagttacatcaaatagaaagtgcgaacataatcttaaatatagtatctcttgactgcctcaaaattgataggttttggccaaatatctccatccatctctgcaagtataagtgttCATCCTGTCAATATCTGgggaaccatgtaagggccttggcAGTTGGGTGTGAATTTCCCCTTTGCTTTATCCTGATGTGGGCAGATTCGCGTTAGTACCAACTTTTCCGACGTGAATTGCCTCGACCTAACCTTTTTGTTGAatgctcttgccattctattctggtagagttgactgtGATGTACCGCGTTCATTCTTTATCCATCAATGGGAGCTAGTTCATACCAGCTTTCGTACCTATTCTGCATCGTTGAGCTAaacttcttgtatgattcttaaagaaggaatttccacTTCGGCGGGAATAACGAATTTAGCACCATAAACCAGTAgataaggagttgccccagttgatgtaaGAACCACGGTACGATACCCGAGTAAAGaaaatggtagcttctcgtgccattgtttgtaattgtttaccattttcctcaatatcttcttgatgttcttgttggcggcttctacgacTCCGTACATTTGCGGCCTGTATGTTGTAGAATTTCGAtgtttgatcttgaatgtttcacacatggatttTATTAAATCGTTGTTGAGATTGGAGGCATTATCTTGATTGACTCTAGTACCCCAAATCAACAAATGATGCGGTCCCAAACAAAATCTGCtacaaccttcttagttacagctttgtaagatgcagcttcaacccattttgtgaagtagtctatggccaccagAACGAACCTATGTccatttgaagcagcgggttcgatTGGTCCGATGATATCCataccccaagcggagaaaggttAGGGCAAACTTGTTGCATTAAGTTTGTTGGGTGGTACCCGTATATTGTCAGCATGTATTTGTCATTGGTGACACTTATGAACATACTTGATGCaatctgtttccatagtcatcaaGAAATACCTTGCTCTTAATATATTCTTGGTCAaaatgaaaccattcatgtggggtccgcaggttccggcatgtattttCTCGAGCAACCtggatgcctccttggcatcgacacatcatGGTAATCCCaggtcaggagtccttctatatagaattcctccactttgaaagAAATTGTTGGCTAATCTTCAAAGTGTGAGCTTTTGAGTATGGGTAGCACTCTCTGGGTATTCTCCCTTTTCCAAATACTCCTTGATGTTGTGGAACCACAGATTTCCATCAATagcttcttcaacatgagcacaataagctggctgcttatAAATTCCTATtaggataggatcgatgaaattcttgtctgggtgttgtatcatggaagacaaagtgGATAGTGCATATATGAACTCATTCTGgatccttggaacatgtttgaactctatctttgtgaacctcttgatcagctcttgtaaACAGTGCAAACATggcaatattttagtgttcttCGCAGCCCATTCCCCTAGAACCTGGTGAACTAAAATATCTGAATCTCTGATTACCAGCAGCTCTTGAATGTTCATGTCAATAGCCAATCTGAGTCCCATGATCCAGGCCTCATATTCTTCCATATTGGTGCATGGAAACCTGAGCTTTGCGGACACCGGATAGCATTGACCAGTTTTTGATACTAAGACAACTTtgatacctactcctttgaagtttgttaCTCCATCGAAGAACAACCTTCAACCATCGTATGCCTCGgtaatatcttctcctacaaatgataCCTACTCATCGGGATAATActttttcaatggttcgtattctccgtctactGGATTTCCTACCAAGTGAtccgccaatgcttgccctttgactaccttctgagttacatagacgatgtcgactTCACTCAGCAATATTTTCCACTtcgctaacttacccgtaggcatgggtttctgaaatttgtattttagcggatccatcgTGGTTATGAGATATTtagtgtatgcacagaaataatgtctcaacttctgagctatccatgtcaaagcacaacatgcgcattccaacaaagagtaccgAGCCTCATAAGAcatgaacttcttgctcagacaATATATCGCTTGCTCCTTTCTTCCAGTTTTATCATGTCGTCCTAGAACACAACCAAAATCCCCATCAAACATGGACAAATAAAGCAGTAAAGGTCTTCCTAGTTATGGTGGTATCAACACAGGCATTTTGGATAAATACTccattttgtcgaaggctttctggcattcttcagtccagcttgttgcaacatctttcctcagcattctgaatattggctcacatatcaccgttgattgtgctataatacgactgatataattgaggcgccTTATAAAACTCATTACATATATCTTATTCTTTTGGGGGCGGCAtgtcctggatagctttgatttttgacgggtctaactcaataccccggcgactgacgatgaaacctaacaactttccaataggga contains:
- the LOC138908143 gene encoding uncharacterized protein, whose protein sequence is MEEYEAWIMGLRLAIDMNIQELLVIRDSDILVHQVLGEWAAKNTKILPCLHCLQELIKRFTKIEFKHVPRIQNEFIYALSTLSSMIQHPDKNFIDPILIGIYKQPAYCAHVEEAIDGNLWFHNIKEYLEKGEYPESATHTQKLTL